Genomic window (Alteromonas pelagimontana):
GGCGGGCTGGTTTTCTTCCAGTGCGTCGTCAATGGCTTCGAGAACTTTGTCTTCAACTTCTTCAAGCTGGTCTACATAAGTGTGGTCTTTATTCGAACTCAGGGCGCCCAGAAGATTCGTATACATGTTGCGTACATCAACAGTCCAGTCAGAATCGGTTTCTGCATCACCTTGTTCAGAAACCGCGTAGGGCTGAAGGGCGGCTATGGCTTCCTGCTTTTCGGTAATCATTCTGGTGAACATCGCTTTCAAATTTTGCTGGGACACTTTTTCGATCCCGTCCTGATAAAATTCTATCCCACCATTCATTACTTTGATTATGTCAGTTACTTTGTCAACCTGGGGTGTTTGATTACTCATAGGAAATCTCCACATACAAAAGAAAAGAAAAAACGCCAGCCAATCTCGCAGACTTCGGTTGAATACAATGCACACTACGTTCCATAGTAAGACCGGTAATGAGTTTGTAATGTTGAACAACCTTGCTGATT
Coding sequences:
- a CDS encoding ferritin-like domain-containing protein, with the translated sequence MSNQTPQVDKVTDIIKVMNGGIEFYQDGIEKVSQQNLKAMFTRMITEKQEAIAALQPYAVSEQGDAETDSDWTVDVRNMYTNLLGALSSNKDHTYVDQLEEVEDKVLEAIDDALEENQPANCATELRRVRVRMQQCHDEMKSLQDATA